Proteins co-encoded in one Medicago truncatula cultivar Jemalong A17 chromosome 8, MtrunA17r5.0-ANR, whole genome shotgun sequence genomic window:
- the LOC25500249 gene encoding mitochondrial Rho GTPase 1, protein MAVEYLKSYDYTKEEKVSAASNNIYPIAKDCIGVRIVVAGDKDTGKSSLIYALGMTEVDVGDEDYDEVYDTNFLSVPSLLQPSKLLINFFPDLVQATIVDTSSSQKESTVDSELKNADAIILTFDCARPQTLQNLKQYWLNRVSNLELKTIAVPLILVGCKSDLACNLSTVKSDVEKVMKDFPRFEKYQLCSAFLRDNIDAGFYDAHRAVLFPEFPLFLRKSNYVAPTPQLTEALRAIFKKCDGNEEGYLSSDELNDLQVNCFMAPLLEEERKELGTITENEFITLICNQFGRPEIIWTLLRKYGYDDGLALPPENLHFIDSKISNVGHGSAMANFRGRILAFRRGQFIEGWRHDDAILGYGGTICWPVWQVFGSPPWSTIYHRQCLEHAPDQDHDWAPTAFRRLLSAKLIKFKDITSPVVETHVSPAPTANPGIKREIPEDQRRGLFKWILEEKRKIKPKDAKEKQKIDEEKALLKNLIRSKSIPHI, encoded by the exons ATGGCCGTTGAatatttaaaatcttatgattATACGAAGGAGGAAAAGGTTAGTGCCGCATCCAACAACATCTATCCAATCGCTAAAGATTGCATTGGAGTTCGAATTGTTGTGGCTGGAGACAAGGATACGGGAAAATCCTCCCTCATCTATGCCCTAGGCATGACCGAGGTCGATGTCGGGGATGAGGACTACGATGAGGTCTACGATACAAATTTCTTGAGCGTCCCATCCTTATTACAACCCTCGAAGTTACTGATCAACTTTTTTCCTGATCTGGTGCAAGCCACCATTGTCGACACCTCTTCGAG TCAGAAAGAATCTACCGTTGATTCCGAACTAAAGAATGCTGATGCTATAATACTCACTTTTGATTGTGCTCGACCTCAAACTCTTCAAAATCTGAAACAATATTGGTTGAATCGTGTCAGCAACTTGGAATTGAAG ACAATTGCTGTTCCATTGATACTCGTTGGATGTAAAAGTGATCTGGCGTGTAATCTTTCTACGGTCAAATCAGATGTAGAAAAAGTAATGAAAGATTTCCCCAGGTTCGAAAAGTACCAACTGTGTTCAGCATTTCTGCGGGACAAT ATCGATGCAGGTTTTTATGATGCTCATAGAGCTGTTCTCTTTCCAGAATTTCCTTTATTTCTTCGGAAGTCAAACTATGTAGCTCCAACGCCTCAATTGACCGAAGCTTTGAGGGCCATTTTTAAAAAGTGTGACGGTAATGAGGAGGGATACCTTAGCTCAGATGAATTGAATGATTTAcag GTTAATTGTTTCATGGCTCCTTTGCTCGAAGAGGAAAGGAAGGAACTTGGAACTATAACTGAAAACGAATTTATAACTCTTATTTGCAATCAATTTGGTCGTCCTGAGATAATATGGACTTTACTTCGAAAGTATGGATATGATGATGGTCTTGCATTGCCTCCTGAAAACTTGCACTTTATAGATTCAAAGATTTCCAATGTCGGTCATGGCAGCGCCATGGCGAATTTTCGAGGCAGAATTTTGGCTTTCCGCCGTGGCCAATTTATTGAAGGATGGCGGCACGATGACGCCATACTCGGATATGGCGGCACGATTTGTTGGCCGGTATGGCAGGTTTTTGGCTCTCCACCATGGTCCACCATCTACCATCGACAATGCTTGGAGCATGCTCCGGATCAG gaTCATGACTGGGCGCCGACAGCCTTCAGAAGGCTGTTGTCAGCAAAACTGATCAAG TTTAAAGATATTACATCTCCGGTTGTCGAGACACATGTATCCCCAGCACCAACTGCAAATCCTGGGATCAAAAGAGAAATTCCGGAAGATCAACGGCGTGGACTCTTCAAGTGGATCTTggaagagaagaggaagatCAAACCGAAAGATGCAAAGGAGAAACAGAAAATTGATGAAGAGAAAGCTCTACTTAAAAATCTTATTCGGTCTAAGTCAATCCCGCATATCTAA